CCGTCGCGCGCCGAATCATGGCCCGCACGGTCGCCCACCTCGACAACGGCGACGACCGGCCGATCATCGTGGCGGAACCCAGCTGCGCCGCCGCTCTCAAACGCGACGTGCCCGAACTGCTCGGCACCGAGGCCGCCGCGCGCGTCGCCGCCCGCGTCCACACCTTCACCGGGGCCCTGACCGACCTCGCCGAGCCGGGCTGGAACCCGCCGCCGCTGCCCGGGAACGTCGTACTCCAGACCCACTGCCACGAGTACGCCACCTTCAAGGGCCGTCGCCCCGCCGACCTGCTGCGCCGGTTCGGCGTACGCGAGGTCGACGAGGCCGAGGGCTGCTGCGGACTCGCCGGGAACTTCGGCTTCGAGGAGCAGCACTACGACACCTCGATGGCCGTCGCCGACCTGGCCCTGAAGCCACGGCTCGACGGCATCGACGAGGCCACGCGGACCGCCGTCGTGGCCGACGGCTTCAGCTGTGCCACCCAGATCGACCACCTCGCCGGTGACCGGGACATCCGCGCCCTGCACCTCGCGGAACTCCTCGACCCCGCCGCCGATCAACCAGGAGAGACCTCATGACCGACACACCGACGCAGTTGTTCATCGGCGGTGCCTGGGTGGACGCCGCGGACGGCGCCACCCTGCCCGTGGACGACCCGGCGACCGGCGAGATCCTCTGCCACGTCGCCGACGCGGGCCCGAAGGACGCCCGGCTCGCGGAGGACGCGGCCGTCGAGGCACAGGAGGAGTGGGCCCGTACGGCGCCCCGGGCGCGCAGCGAGATCCTGCGCCGCGCGCACGAGCTCATCCTGGAGCGCACCGACGAGCTCGCCCACCTCATGACGTCCGAGATGGGCAAGCCGCTGGCCGAGGCCAGGGGAGAGGTGGCGTACGCAGCCGAGTTCTTCCGCTGGTTCTCCGAGGAGGCCGTCCGCATCGACGGCGGCTACGGCGTCCTGCCCGACGGCCGCAACCGCATGCTGCTCTCGCGCCGCCCCGTCGGACCCTGCCTGCTGATCACCCCGTGGAACTTCCCGCTGGCCATGGGCACCCGCAAGATCGGCCCGGCGATCGCGGCGGGCTGCACGATGATCCTCAAGCCGGCCCCGCAGACCCCCCTGTCCAGCCTGGCCCTCGCCGCGATCCTGAAGGAGGCCGGACTGCCGGACGGCGTACTGAACGTCGTCACCACCTCCCGGGCGGGCGAGGTGTGCGAACCGCTGCTGCGCGGCGGCCGGATCCGCAAGCTGTCCTTCACCGGCTCCACGCAGGTCGGACGGCTGCTGCTCGCGCAGTGCGCCGACACGGTCGTACGCACGTCCATGGAGCTGGGCGGCAACGCGCCGTTCATCGTCTTCGACGACGCCGACCTGGACACGGCCGTGGACGGCGCGATGGTCGCCAAGATGCGCAACATGGGGGAGGCGTGTACCGCCGCGAACCGCTTCTTCGTCCACCGGTCGGTGGCGGAGGAGTTCGCGCAGCGTCTCGCGACACGTATGGGTTCGCTCGTCGTGGGCCCCGGCACCCGGGACGGCGTCGACGTCGGCCCGCTGATCGACACGGCCGGGCGGGCCAAGGTCGAGGAACTGGTCACGGACGCGGTGGAGCGTGGCGCCCGGGTGCTCGTCGGCGGCCGTACCCCGGAAGGGCCGGGCTGCTTCTACCCACCGACCGTACTCACCGACGTCGCCCCTGACAGCCGTCTGATGGACACGGAGATCTTCGGACCCGTGGCCGCGATCCTCACCTTCGACGAGGAGGACGAGGTCGTACGCCGCGCCAACGACACCCCCTGGGGACTGGTCGGCTACGTCTTCACCGAGGGCCTGGACCGCGCGCTTCGCATCAGCGAACGGCTGGAGGTCGGAATGGTGGGGCTGAACACGGGGCTCGTCTCCAACCCGGCCGCACCCTTCGGCGGCGTCAAGCAGTCCGGGCTGGGCCGTGAGGGCGGCAGGGTCGGGATCGACGAGTTCCTGGAGTACCAGTACCTCGCGGTGCCCGTGCGATGACGGCGGCGGTCCTGACCCCGCGTACCCGCGTGCTGCGGCCGACCCACATGTGGGGGAGCCGCCCTCGGCCCAGGTGGCGGGCGGTGATTTCCGCGGCGGTGTCGGTCACCAGCCGCCCCAGCTCCGTCAGTCGACCGGGGTCGAAGCGGGAGTCGGGAAGGGAGACGGCCACGGCGGCCAGTACGGCTCCCGCTTGCGCACCGCCCACCCGTCCGCATCAGGCGCGCCAGCCCCTGCCGACACGGCACCGGATCGGCCTGATCCACGGGCAGCATCGTCGCGATATCCGCCCTGCGGCCGCTGCGTCGGTGGACCTGTGGGCTTCCCGTCACCAAGGTCCACGGCACCCGCCCGCAGCGACTGGCAGACGACCATAAAATGGAACAAACCATCCATGGATGATCGAGGCCAACGTGTCGACCAACGGTGTGGCATCGGGCTCGTACCCGTTCGGTTCCGTGAGTGCCGGCGAAGCTCCCGAGCGCGACGACGCACTGGTCAGCGCGGTCGTCAGTGCCGTGGAGGTGACCGGAGCGCATGCCGGAAGCGTGTTCCTGATCTCCGGCGACCATCGCTCGCTCGTCCTGGCCGCGGCGTGCGGGACGCCGCCCTCCCTGCTGGGCGGGTGGCGTCGGATCCCGGTGAACAGCCGCATCCCGGTGGCGGAGGCGTACCGCTCCGGGCGCATCGTCCACCTGGCCGGTGCGGAGGAGACGATGCGGCGCTTCCCCCAGCTCTCGGTCGCCGTGCCGTACCCGTTCGGCTCCGCCTCGGTCCCCGTGAGAGCGGGAGAGCGGGCCTTCGGAGCGATGGCAGTGGTGTGGACGCCCAAGCCCGACGGGACGGGACTGTCGAGGAGGCAGCGCCGGCAGCTGTACTCCACGGCCGACCGTCTGGGCACCGCCCTCGCCGGGCTGAGCGCCCGCCGCCTGCTCGGCGAGTGGGACGAGCGGAAGGCGCCGATGGTCGTCCCGGTGCCGTCCGCTCCGATGGTACGGGTGGGTCTGTTCGACTGGAACCTCGACACCGGAGCGCTCACGGTCGACGACGAGCTGTGCGCGATCTTCGGGATCCCGCCGCGCGAGTTCGACGGACGGGCGGCCACCCTGGCGGCCAGGATCGAGCCCTCGGATCTGCCCGGCTTCCGGTCCGCCGCCCGTGCCGCGGTCGAGGAAGGGCATGTGCTCGCGCACTGCGTACGCATCAGGGACAGCGGTGGGGGGCTCCGCACGGTCGAACTCTGGGGCCGGGTGCCCGAGCACCCTGACGACCCGCGGGCGGCGACCCATCTGATCGGCGCCGTGCTCGACTCCGGGAGCGGCATGGCCGCCGTCGCGGCGATCGAGCGGCTCGCGGACGGCTTCTTCGCGCTCTCCTCGGACGGACGTGTCACCTACGCCAACCACAGCCTGGAGAATCTGCTGCGGGCCGGTCAGGACGAACTGCTCGGCCGACGCCCCTGGGACGTTCTGCCCTGGCTGGCCGATCCCGTGTACGAGGACCGCTACCGGGCCGCCGTGGTCTCGCAACAGCCGGTTTCCTTCCTGGTCCGCCGCCCGCCCGACGAATGGCTGGTCTTCTCCCTGCACCCGGGCGCGCAGGGCATGACGGGATGGGCGGCGCCCGTGAGACAGCCGGTGCCGGCCGGCACCGGCCCCGGGACGGCCGTGGCGGAGGAGGGCCCGCCCGCCTCCTTGTCGTCTCCGCCCGCGGCCCCGCGACTGGGCGCCCTTTACCGCGTG
The nucleotide sequence above comes from Streptomyces sp. NL15-2K. Encoded proteins:
- a CDS encoding NAD-dependent succinate-semialdehyde dehydrogenase, translating into MTDTPTQLFIGGAWVDAADGATLPVDDPATGEILCHVADAGPKDARLAEDAAVEAQEEWARTAPRARSEILRRAHELILERTDELAHLMTSEMGKPLAEARGEVAYAAEFFRWFSEEAVRIDGGYGVLPDGRNRMLLSRRPVGPCLLITPWNFPLAMGTRKIGPAIAAGCTMILKPAPQTPLSSLALAAILKEAGLPDGVLNVVTTSRAGEVCEPLLRGGRIRKLSFTGSTQVGRLLLAQCADTVVRTSMELGGNAPFIVFDDADLDTAVDGAMVAKMRNMGEACTAANRFFVHRSVAEEFAQRLATRMGSLVVGPGTRDGVDVGPLIDTAGRAKVEELVTDAVERGARVLVGGRTPEGPGCFYPPTVLTDVAPDSRLMDTEIFGPVAAILTFDEEDEVVRRANDTPWGLVGYVFTEGLDRALRISERLEVGMVGLNTGLVSNPAAPFGGVKQSGLGREGGRVGIDEFLEYQYLAVPVR
- a CDS encoding SpoIIE family protein phosphatase encodes the protein MIEANVSTNGVASGSYPFGSVSAGEAPERDDALVSAVVSAVEVTGAHAGSVFLISGDHRSLVLAAACGTPPSLLGGWRRIPVNSRIPVAEAYRSGRIVHLAGAEETMRRFPQLSVAVPYPFGSASVPVRAGERAFGAMAVVWTPKPDGTGLSRRQRRQLYSTADRLGTALAGLSARRLLGEWDERKAPMVVPVPSAPMVRVGLFDWNLDTGALTVDDELCAIFGIPPREFDGRAATLAARIEPSDLPGFRSAARAAVEEGHVLAHCVRIRDSGGGLRTVELWGRVPEHPDDPRAATHLIGAVLDSGSGMAAVAAIERLADGFFALSSDGRVTYANHSLENLLRAGQDELLGRRPWDVLPWLADPVYEDRYRAAVVSQQPVSFLVRRPPDEWLVFSLHPGAQGMTGWAAPVRQPVPAGTGPGTAVAEEGPPASLSSPPAAPRLGALYRVLQLGSALTGAVTAREVFDAVADQLLPAFGGQTLAIAVVEERRLRLLAQRGYSERFLARFEGTPLHARLPVTDALASGAPLFVESPEELLETYPGILVGQSNSWAFLPLIASNRPVGACMLGFDDVHRFPDEERGVLTALGGLIAQALERARLYDAEFALARGLQNALLPHRLPTLPGVRVTGRYLPGTRGMDIGGDWYDAIPIGDEVALIVGDVEGHNVAAAATMGQLRSAMRAFVIAGHQPKDVVAGTNRLLLDLDPALLASCCYARLQPRSGIVRIVRAGHCPPLLRLPDGHAEILDAPGGPLLGVEATPDYPESERHLVPGSVLTLYTDGLIERRDSDIGSGIGRLRDSLARMGGNRLEDLADGLLRDACQSLDRADDIALLLTEYTPSR